Proteins found in one Equus przewalskii isolate Varuska chromosome 20, EquPr2, whole genome shotgun sequence genomic segment:
- the PGLS gene encoding 6-phosphogluconolactonase: MAAPAPGLISVFSSPQELGASLAQLVAQRAASCLAGARARFALGLSGGSLVSMLARELPAAAAPAGPASLARWTLGFCDERLVPFEHAESTYGLYRTHLLSRLPIPDGQVITINPQLPVQEAAEDYAQKLRQAFQGDSIPVFDLLILGVGPDGHTCSLFPDHPLLQEREKIVAPISDSPKPPPQRVTLTLPVLNAARTVIFVATGEGKAAVLKRILEDKEENPLPAALVQPHTGKLCWFLDEAAARLLTVPFEKHSAL; encoded by the exons ATGGCCGCGCCGGCCCCGGGCCTCATCTCTGTCTTCTCGAGCCCGCAGGAGCTGGGCGCGTCCCTAGCCCAACTGGTGGCGCAGCGGGCGGCGTCCTGCCTGGCCGGGGCCCGCGCCCGCTTCGCGCTCGGCCTGTCGGGCGGCAGCCTCGTTTCGATGTTGGCCCGCGAGCtacccgccgccgccgcccccgccgggCCCGCCAGCCTCGCACGCTGGACGCTGGGCTTCTGCGACGAGCGCCTCGTGCCTTTTGAGCACGCCGAGAGCACGTACGGCCTCTACCGG ACCCACCTGCTCTCCAGGCTGCCCATCCCCGACGGCCAGGTGATCACCATCAACCCCCAGCTGCCCGTGCAGGAGGCCGCCGAGGACTACGCCCAGAAGCTGAGACAG GCCTTCCAAGGGGACTCCATCCCGGTTTTCGACCTGCTGATCCTGGGGGTGGGCCCCGATGGCCACACCTGCTCACTCTTCCCAGACCACCCCCTCCTGCAG GAGCGGGAGAAGATTGTGGCCCCCATCAGTGACTCCCCgaagccaccaccacagcgtgtGACCCTCACACTTCCTGTGCTGAACGCGGCCCGGACTGTCATCTTTGTGGCGACTGGAGAAGGCAAGGCAGCTGTTCTGAAG CGCATTTTGGAGGACAAGGAGGAAAACCCGCTCCCCGCCGCCCTGGTCCAGCCCCACACTGGGAAACTCTGCTGGTTCCTGGACGAGGCAGCGGCCCGACTCCTGACCGTGCCCTTCGAGAAGCATTCGGCCTTGTAG